A stretch of the Amycolatopsis sp. BJA-103 genome encodes the following:
- a CDS encoding isocitrate lyase/PEP mutase family protein, with amino-acid sequence MTAFAALHAPGSPLLLPNVWEFGTAAFLAAQGFPALGTTSLGVSAAEGEPDGAPSSKDATVRLARRLAGLDALISVDLADGFSDDPGEVGALAAELAEAGVAGINLEDALGDPVRHAAKIAAAKERAPGLFVNARTDTHWLGEPDIAAAIERSLSYVDAGADGVFVPGLSGAEDVERLVKAVGVPVNLLFLPGKVTVDGLAGLGVARISLGSLPYRMALAATLRTVEAIRDGGELPLVPPSYDDVAALLPESH; translated from the coding sequence ATGACCGCATTCGCCGCACTGCACGCCCCCGGTTCCCCGCTGCTCCTGCCGAACGTCTGGGAGTTCGGCACGGCCGCCTTCCTGGCCGCGCAAGGCTTTCCCGCGCTCGGCACCACCAGCCTCGGCGTTTCGGCCGCCGAGGGCGAGCCGGACGGTGCCCCGTCCTCGAAGGACGCCACCGTCCGGCTGGCCCGGCGGCTCGCCGGACTGGACGCGCTGATCAGCGTCGACCTCGCCGACGGGTTCAGCGACGACCCGGGCGAGGTCGGCGCGCTGGCGGCGGAACTCGCCGAAGCCGGCGTCGCGGGCATCAACCTCGAAGACGCCCTCGGCGATCCCGTGCGGCACGCGGCCAAGATCGCGGCGGCGAAGGAGCGCGCTCCCGGTCTCTTCGTCAACGCGCGTACGGACACGCATTGGCTGGGTGAGCCGGACATCGCGGCGGCGATCGAACGTTCTCTGTCCTACGTGGACGCCGGGGCCGACGGGGTGTTCGTGCCGGGGCTCTCCGGGGCCGAGGACGTCGAGCGGCTGGTGAAGGCCGTCGGCGTGCCGGTGAACCTGCTGTTCCTGCCCGGCAAGGTCACCGTCGACGGCCTGGCCGGACTCGGCGTCGCACGGATCAGCCTCGGCTCGCTGCCGTACCGGATGGCGCTGGCCGCCACGCTGCGCACGGTGGAGGCCATCCGTGACGGCGGCGAACTCCCGCTGGTCCCGCCGTCCTACGACGACGTCGCGGCTCTGCTGCCGGAATCTCATTAG
- a CDS encoding PH domain-containing protein produces the protein MRSHCKRTSGVNSVEADRGKVRLRPPRNVLDQRVVGWWRLQGTLFWASPVLVLALLGLLIPPARFWLLMPAAVFAVLGLVWVIAMPLWWFKVHRWEVTETAVYTRSGFFWQEWRVAPMSRIQTVDTLRGPLQQLFKLATVTVTTASARGAVKIRGLDHELAASLAEQLTETTQATPGDAT, from the coding sequence ATGCGATCGCATTGTAAACGAACGTCGGGGGTGAATTCGGTGGAAGCCGATCGGGGGAAGGTGCGGCTGAGGCCGCCACGGAACGTGCTGGATCAGCGGGTCGTGGGCTGGTGGCGGCTGCAGGGGACGCTTTTCTGGGCCTCGCCGGTGCTGGTCCTGGCACTGCTCGGGCTGCTCATCCCGCCCGCGCGGTTCTGGCTGCTGATGCCGGCGGCGGTGTTCGCGGTGCTGGGCCTGGTCTGGGTGATCGCGATGCCGCTGTGGTGGTTCAAGGTGCACCGCTGGGAGGTCACGGAAACCGCGGTGTACACGCGTTCCGGGTTCTTCTGGCAGGAGTGGCGGGTCGCGCCGATGTCGAGGATCCAGACGGTGGACACCCTGCGCGGGCCGCTGCAGCAGCTGTTCAAGCTCGCGACAGTCACGGTCACCACGGCGTCGGCGCGGGGCGCGGTCAAGATCCGCGGGCTCGACCACGAACTGGCCGCGAGCCTGGCGGAGCAGCTCACCGAAACGACGCAGGCGACGCCGGGGGACGCGACATGA
- the nusA gene encoding transcription termination factor NusA translates to MNVDIAALRAIERDKDIPFETVIEAIETALLTAYKHTEGHQPHARIDIDHKSGLVRVLAHTLTPDGQTDEEWDDTPEGFGRIAATTARQVILQRLRDAEHEKTFGEFSAKEGEIVAGVVQRDARANARGMVVIQVGDIEGVLPSIEQVPGESYEHGNRIKAFVVTVARGNRGPQITLSRSHPNLVRKLFALEVPEIADGTVEIAAIAREPGHRTKIAVRSTVPGVNAKGACIGPVGARVRNVMSELAGEKIDIIDFSEDPARFVGNALSPAKVVSVRVVDERAKTARVVVPDFQLSLAIGKEGQNARLAARLTGWRIDIRSDAAPEQGDEAHAGQARPAAATGSAE, encoded by the coding sequence GTGAACGTCGACATCGCCGCGCTGCGCGCGATCGAACGGGACAAGGACATCCCCTTCGAGACGGTGATCGAAGCGATCGAGACCGCGCTGCTCACCGCGTACAAGCACACCGAGGGCCACCAGCCGCACGCCCGGATCGACATCGATCACAAGAGCGGCCTCGTGCGCGTCCTCGCGCACACCCTCACCCCGGACGGCCAGACCGACGAGGAGTGGGACGACACCCCCGAAGGCTTCGGGCGGATCGCCGCGACCACCGCGCGGCAGGTCATCCTGCAGCGCCTGCGCGACGCCGAGCACGAGAAGACCTTCGGCGAGTTCTCCGCCAAGGAGGGCGAGATCGTCGCCGGTGTGGTGCAGCGCGACGCGCGCGCCAACGCCCGCGGCATGGTCGTCATCCAGGTCGGCGACATCGAAGGCGTGCTGCCTTCGATCGAGCAGGTCCCCGGCGAGTCCTACGAGCACGGCAACCGGATCAAGGCGTTCGTCGTCACCGTCGCGCGCGGCAACCGCGGACCGCAGATCACGCTGTCGCGTTCGCACCCGAACCTGGTGCGCAAGCTGTTCGCCCTCGAGGTCCCCGAAATCGCCGACGGCACGGTCGAGATCGCCGCCATCGCGCGCGAGCCGGGGCACCGGACCAAGATCGCCGTCCGCTCGACGGTGCCCGGCGTCAACGCCAAGGGCGCCTGCATCGGCCCGGTCGGCGCGCGGGTGCGCAACGTGATGAGCGAACTCGCGGGTGAGAAGATCGACATCATCGACTTCTCCGAAGACCCGGCGAGGTTCGTCGGGAATGCGCTGTCGCCCGCGAAGGTTGTCTCTGTTCGGGTCGTCGACGAGCGGGCCAAGACCGCTCGCGTCGTCGTCCCGGACTTCCAGCTTTCGCTCGCGATCGGCAAGGAAGGGCAGAACGCCCGCCTCGCCGCCCGTCTCACCGGTTGGCGAATCGACATCCGCAGCGACGCCGCCCCTGAGCAGGGTGATGAAGCACACGCCGGGCAGGCGCGGCCCGCCGCGGCAACCGGTTCGGCTGAGTGA
- a CDS encoding aminotransferase class V-fold PLP-dependent enzyme, whose amino-acid sequence MQTFGAEFAVPPGYLNTPSIGIPPSHVADAVAEAVERWRRGEARPSDFDEPVARTRAGFGALIGVPAERVAIGASVSQLIANVAAGLPDGASVLVAGNDFTSVTFPFAAQAYRGVKVTEVPLAELTERVGGHDLVAVSVVQSADGTQIDLDRLRAAAEAADAAVLLDVTQAAGWQPLDLGWADWVVCAGYKWLLAPRGAAWMAVHPRALERATPVAANWYAGEDRWQTVYGLPLRLADGTRSLDLSPAWLSFVGAAASLDYLGSLDLSAVRAHCVGLADSLLEALGSPGQGSAIVSLDADAGKVAEAGIVAGTRAGRQRFGFHLYNTPDDVERVISTFR is encoded by the coding sequence ATGCAGACCTTCGGAGCCGAATTCGCCGTCCCGCCCGGTTATCTGAACACGCCCAGCATCGGCATCCCGCCGTCGCACGTGGCCGACGCGGTGGCGGAGGCCGTCGAGCGGTGGCGGCGCGGCGAGGCCCGGCCCTCGGACTTCGACGAGCCCGTCGCGCGGACCCGGGCGGGATTCGGCGCGCTGATCGGGGTCCCGGCGGAGCGGGTCGCGATCGGGGCGTCCGTCTCGCAGCTGATCGCGAACGTGGCGGCCGGGCTGCCCGACGGCGCCAGCGTGCTGGTCGCCGGGAACGACTTCACCAGCGTCACCTTCCCGTTCGCGGCGCAGGCGTACCGCGGGGTGAAGGTCACCGAAGTCCCGCTGGCCGAGCTGACCGAACGCGTCGGCGGGCACGACCTCGTCGCGGTCAGCGTCGTCCAGTCGGCGGACGGCACCCAGATCGACCTGGACAGGCTTCGTGCCGCGGCCGAGGCGGCGGACGCGGCGGTCCTGCTGGACGTCACCCAGGCCGCCGGCTGGCAGCCGCTCGACCTCGGCTGGGCCGATTGGGTGGTTTGCGCCGGGTACAAGTGGCTGCTCGCGCCGCGCGGGGCGGCCTGGATGGCCGTCCATCCGCGAGCGCTGGAGCGGGCGACGCCGGTGGCCGCGAACTGGTACGCCGGGGAAGACCGCTGGCAGACCGTCTACGGCCTCCCGCTGCGGCTCGCGGACGGCACCCGGTCGCTCGACCTGTCCCCGGCCTGGCTCTCGTTCGTCGGCGCCGCCGCCTCGCTGGACTACCTCGGCTCCTTGGATCTCAGCGCCGTCCGCGCGCACTGCGTGGGTCTCGCCGACTCACTCCTCGAAGCGCTCGGGTCACCCGGTCAGGGGAGCGCGATCGTCTCGCTCGACGCGGACGCCGGGAAGGTGGCGGAAGCGGGCATCGTGGCCGGTACCCGGGCCGGAAGGCAGCGATTCGGGTTCCATCTCTACAACACGCCTGACGACGTCGAACGCGTGATAAGCACGTTCAGGTGA
- a CDS encoding YlxR family protein, which produces MVAADGRLIVDERRRLPGRGAWLHPVPDCLAKAERRRAFPRALRVPGSLDAQGVHERLERLAES; this is translated from the coding sequence GTGGTCGCGGCGGACGGACGGCTGATCGTCGACGAGCGTCGGCGGTTGCCGGGCCGGGGTGCTTGGTTGCACCCCGTGCCGGACTGTCTTGCCAAGGCCGAGCGGCGCAGAGCGTTTCCCCGAGCACTTCGTGTTCCGGGGTCGCTTGACGCCCAAGGTGTCCACGAACGCCTGGAGCGGCTCGCCGAAAGCTGA
- a CDS encoding TetR/AcrR family transcriptional regulator, producing MVKVPKQVDHTARRVEIAEALRRLTATRGLEGVSLRHVAAEAGISMGLVQHYFKTKDEMLLFAIERRSQMYEERLKARLDAGEVPSTPKAILRAIIAEILPLDERRRGDWLMGVAFFIRSISDPSFGVALTEGVPQLFELFAVLIRQGQDAGDVDKSSDAMHEATILWALADSQGTNIVMKHRTPDEAMSTVDYYLDRLFGSAPVA from the coding sequence ATGGTGAAGGTGCCGAAGCAGGTGGATCACACCGCGCGCCGCGTGGAGATCGCCGAGGCGCTCAGGCGGCTGACGGCCACGCGCGGCCTCGAAGGAGTCAGCCTCCGCCATGTCGCCGCCGAAGCGGGCATCTCGATGGGCCTGGTGCAGCACTACTTCAAGACCAAGGACGAGATGCTGCTCTTCGCCATCGAGCGCCGCTCGCAGATGTACGAGGAGCGCCTCAAAGCCCGGCTGGACGCGGGCGAAGTGCCTTCGACCCCCAAGGCCATCCTGCGCGCGATCATCGCCGAGATCCTGCCCCTCGACGAACGCCGCCGCGGCGACTGGCTGATGGGTGTCGCGTTCTTCATCCGCTCGATCTCCGACCCCTCCTTCGGGGTCGCGCTCACCGAAGGCGTGCCTCAGCTGTTCGAACTGTTCGCCGTGCTGATCCGCCAGGGCCAGGACGCGGGCGATGTCGACAAGTCGTCCGACGCGATGCACGAGGCGACGATCCTCTGGGCGCTCGCGGATTCGCAGGGCACCAACATCGTGATGAAGCACCGGACGCCGGACGAGGCGATGTCCACTGTGGACTACTACCTCGACCGGCTGTTCGGCTCAGCCCCCGTTGCCTGA
- a CDS encoding ferritin-like domain-containing protein: MTGRSTEPTLPSRRAFLRMGALAALAVPLAAACSPGFDETPDPLGPLLRAAETDAAGAKALTGAEAESVATARAAHAAALKPEVDRLNRPKPEQAGPGETPPSSVDGLKERLAQARKQAEGLVPSLPRYRAGMVASIAAGCAALQQSSDKLGRGDDAGAVEVPAGVQLGGETTEAVQQALATEHAAIWVYGLVSAYLPAAFSGAVARGTAEHVKRRNVCERMLSAAGQTPTGPEAAYVPPKPVTEANSAMELVATAEADVTAAWLGVIDRTDDAALRTTALNALIGSARRGTAWRAEFGASPVAIAMPGQSV; encoded by the coding sequence GTGACCGGAAGATCGACCGAGCCCACCTTGCCGAGCCGTCGCGCTTTCCTGCGGATGGGAGCGCTGGCCGCGCTGGCCGTGCCGTTGGCGGCCGCCTGCTCCCCCGGGTTCGACGAAACCCCCGATCCGCTGGGTCCGCTGCTGCGCGCGGCGGAGACCGACGCGGCGGGCGCGAAGGCGTTGACCGGCGCCGAAGCCGAGTCCGTCGCCACCGCGCGGGCCGCGCACGCGGCGGCGCTCAAGCCCGAGGTGGACCGGCTCAACCGCCCCAAGCCGGAACAGGCGGGCCCGGGAGAGACCCCGCCGTCGTCCGTGGACGGGCTCAAGGAACGGCTCGCCCAGGCACGCAAGCAGGCCGAGGGTCTCGTGCCCTCGCTGCCCCGCTACCGCGCCGGGATGGTCGCGTCGATCGCGGCGGGCTGCGCGGCACTGCAGCAGAGCTCCGACAAACTCGGCCGCGGCGACGACGCGGGAGCCGTCGAGGTGCCCGCCGGAGTCCAGCTCGGCGGGGAGACCACGGAGGCCGTCCAGCAGGCGCTGGCCACCGAACACGCGGCGATCTGGGTGTACGGGCTGGTCAGCGCCTACCTGCCCGCCGCCTTCAGCGGTGCGGTGGCGCGGGGCACGGCCGAGCACGTCAAACGGCGGAACGTCTGCGAACGGATGCTTTCCGCGGCGGGCCAGACACCCACGGGACCGGAGGCCGCGTACGTGCCGCCGAAGCCGGTGACCGAGGCGAACTCGGCGATGGAGCTGGTGGCGACGGCCGAGGCGGACGTGACGGCGGCCTGGCTCGGCGTGATCGACCGGACCGACGACGCGGCCCTGCGGACGACGGCGTTGAACGCGCTGATCGGGTCGGCGCGGCGGGGGACTGCCTGGCGGGCGGAGTTCGGCGCGTCCCCGGTGGCGATCGCGATGCCGGGTCAGTCGGTCTGA
- the rimP gene encoding ribosome maturation factor RimP: protein MPNDLASRLEPIVAEAVKAAGFDLDSFEVQQAGRRQLVKVVVDGDDGVGLDEVASVSRAVSAALDENEHVIASAYTLEVTSPGLDRPLTVQRHWRRAKFRLVKVTPVEGAAFIGRVGHAGEKAARVLVDGEIRDVGYASVAKAVIEIEFKQPPAEDLKLLETDASALNAATTEPKEEPK, encoded by the coding sequence GTGCCCAACGACCTCGCCAGCAGGCTGGAGCCCATCGTGGCCGAAGCCGTCAAGGCCGCGGGTTTCGACCTCGATTCCTTCGAGGTCCAGCAAGCAGGCCGCCGCCAGCTGGTCAAGGTCGTCGTCGACGGGGACGACGGCGTCGGACTGGACGAGGTGGCGAGCGTCAGCCGCGCGGTTTCCGCCGCGCTCGACGAGAACGAGCACGTGATCGCCAGTGCGTACACGCTCGAAGTCACCTCGCCGGGCCTCGACCGGCCGCTGACCGTGCAGAGGCACTGGCGGCGCGCGAAGTTCCGCCTCGTCAAGGTCACGCCCGTCGAAGGCGCCGCGTTCATCGGCCGCGTGGGGCACGCCGGCGAGAAGGCCGCGCGCGTGCTCGTCGACGGCGAGATCCGGGACGTCGGTTATGCCTCGGTGGCCAAGGCGGTCATCGAGATCGAGTTCAAGCAACCACCTGCCGAGGACCTGAAACTGTTGGAAACCGATGCGTCGGCCCTGAACGCCGCCACCACAGAGCCGAAGGAGGAGCCGAAGTGA
- the infB gene encoding translation initiation factor IF-2, which translates to MPGKARVHELAKELGITSKEVLAKLKEQGEFVKSASSTVEAPVARRLRDAYPSKDGKKKPVPTPGPRPSPAPPAKPASPAPAAKQAQPAPVAKTEAPAAAPAAAAPAASSAPAPAQQPSRPSTPGVRPGPRPGPRPPAPKEEVAPAAKAAPAEPQQETPAAPATPPASSTPSQGSVVPPKPQGPKPGGPKPGPRTPRVGNNPFGVGSGAPAQRPSGPRPGGGNQQGGDNRPPRPGGGQQGGDTRPPRPGGGAPGGNRPNPGNMPPRPNPGMMPGRPARPAGGPGGARGGPGGGARGGPGGGARGGPGGGGGGFRGGPGGGGGGGGGFRPGGGGGGGFRPGGGGPGGGGGAPAGGGGFRGGGGRGGPGGRGGTAGAFGRPGGPARKGRKSKRQKRMEYMDNMQAPSVGGVRLPKGSGETIRLPRGASLTDFAEKIDANPASLVQVLFHLGEMVTATQSVSDDILELLGGEMNYVVQVVSPEEEDRELLETFDITYGEDAGEEEDLQVRPPVVTIMGHVDHGKTRLLDTIRKTKVREGEAGGITQHIGAYQIETELEGVPRLVTFIDTPGHEAFTAMRARGANATDIAVIVVAADDGVMPQTVEAINHAQAAKAPIVVAINKIDKEGANPDKIRQQLTEYNLVAEEYGGDTMFVEISARENINIDGLLEAILLTADAALDLRANPDMEAQGVAIEAHLDRGRGPVATVLVQRGTLRVGDSVVAGDAYGRVRKMVDEHNVNVTEATPSRPVQVIGFTSVPGAGDTFLVVDEDRVARQIAERRSARTRNALNASRRKRVSLEDLDEALKETSTLNLIIKGDNSGTVEALEASLMQLDVGEEEVELNVVHRGVGGVTESDIDLATASNAIVLGFNVRAQGKATERATREGVDVRYYTVIYQAIDEIEAALKGMLKPIFEEVELGKAEIRGIFKSSKVGTIAGCMVISGEIRRNAKARLLRDGNVIVENLPINSLKREKDDVTEVREGFECGLTLGSYSDLKLGDVIETYEQREKPRA; encoded by the coding sequence GTGCCAGGCAAGGCCCGAGTACATGAGCTCGCGAAAGAGCTCGGCATCACCAGCAAGGAAGTTCTCGCCAAGTTGAAGGAACAGGGCGAGTTCGTGAAGTCCGCGTCGTCCACCGTCGAGGCGCCCGTCGCCCGCCGTCTCCGTGACGCGTACCCGTCCAAGGACGGCAAGAAGAAGCCGGTTCCGACCCCCGGTCCGCGTCCGTCTCCGGCGCCGCCCGCGAAGCCCGCCTCCCCGGCTCCGGCCGCGAAGCAGGCTCAGCCCGCGCCCGTGGCGAAGACCGAGGCCCCGGCGGCCGCCCCCGCGGCGGCCGCTCCGGCCGCGTCGTCGGCCCCGGCTCCGGCCCAGCAGCCGTCCCGTCCCTCCACCCCGGGTGTCCGCCCGGGTCCGCGCCCCGGCCCCCGGCCGCCGGCGCCGAAGGAAGAGGTCGCTCCGGCGGCGAAGGCCGCTCCGGCCGAACCCCAGCAGGAGACCCCGGCAGCACCGGCCACCCCGCCGGCGTCCTCGACGCCGTCGCAGGGTTCGGTCGTGCCGCCGAAGCCGCAGGGCCCCAAGCCCGGCGGCCCCAAGCCCGGCCCGCGCACCCCGCGTGTCGGCAACAACCCGTTCGGTGTGGGATCCGGTGCCCCGGCCCAGCGTCCGTCGGGACCGCGTCCCGGCGGCGGGAACCAGCAGGGCGGCGACAACCGTCCGCCGCGTCCCGGTGGCGGCCAGCAGGGTGGCGACACCCGCCCGCCGCGTCCCGGTGGCGGCGCTCCCGGTGGTAACCGGCCGAACCCGGGCAACATGCCCCCGCGCCCGAACCCCGGCATGATGCCGGGCCGTCCGGCCCGTCCGGCCGGTGGTCCCGGTGGCGCCCGTGGTGGTCCCGGCGGCGGAGCCCGTGGTGGCCCCGGCGGCGGCGCTCGTGGCGGTCCCGGTGGCGGCGGCGGAGGTTTCCGCGGCGGTCCCGGTGGCGGCGGCGGTGGCGGTGGCGGTTTCCGTCCCGGCGGCGGCGGTGGCGGCGGTTTCCGTCCCGGTGGCGGTGGCCCCGGTGGCGGTGGCGGTGCCCCGGCCGGTGGCGGCGGTTTCCGCGGCGGCGGCGGTCGTGGTGGCCCCGGTGGCCGTGGCGGTACCGCGGGTGCCTTCGGGCGTCCCGGTGGTCCCGCTCGCAAGGGCCGGAAGTCCAAGCGCCAGAAGCGCATGGAGTACATGGACAACATGCAGGCGCCCAGCGTCGGTGGCGTTCGCCTGCCCAAGGGCAGCGGCGAAACGATCCGCCTGCCGCGTGGCGCTTCGCTGACCGACTTCGCCGAGAAGATCGACGCCAACCCGGCTTCGCTGGTGCAGGTGCTCTTCCACCTCGGTGAGATGGTCACGGCGACGCAGTCCGTGTCGGACGACATCCTCGAGCTGCTCGGCGGCGAGATGAACTACGTCGTCCAGGTCGTCAGCCCGGAGGAAGAAGACCGCGAGCTGCTGGAGACCTTCGACATCACCTACGGCGAAGACGCGGGTGAAGAAGAAGACCTGCAGGTCCGTCCGCCGGTCGTGACCATCATGGGTCACGTCGACCACGGTAAGACCCGACTGCTCGACACGATCCGCAAGACGAAGGTGCGCGAGGGCGAAGCCGGTGGCATCACCCAGCACATCGGCGCCTACCAGATCGAGACCGAGCTCGAGGGCGTCCCGCGTCTCGTGACGTTCATCGACACCCCGGGTCACGAGGCGTTCACCGCCATGCGTGCCCGTGGTGCGAACGCCACGGACATCGCGGTCATCGTGGTCGCGGCCGACGACGGCGTCATGCCGCAGACGGTCGAGGCGATCAACCACGCGCAGGCCGCCAAGGCCCCGATCGTGGTCGCGATCAACAAGATCGACAAGGAGGGCGCGAACCCGGACAAGATCCGGCAGCAGCTCACCGAGTACAACCTCGTGGCCGAGGAGTACGGCGGCGACACGATGTTCGTCGAGATCTCGGCGCGGGAGAACATCAACATCGATGGTCTCCTCGAGGCGATCCTGCTGACCGCGGACGCCGCACTCGACCTCCGGGCCAACCCGGACATGGAGGCCCAGGGTGTCGCGATCGAGGCGCACCTGGACCGCGGTCGCGGTCCGGTCGCCACGGTGCTGGTCCAGCGCGGAACGCTGCGCGTCGGTGACTCCGTCGTCGCCGGTGACGCGTACGGCCGCGTGCGGAAGATGGTCGACGAGCACAACGTCAACGTCACCGAAGCGACCCCGTCGCGTCCGGTCCAGGTCATCGGGTTCACCTCGGTGCCCGGCGCCGGTGACACGTTCCTCGTCGTCGACGAGGACAGGGTCGCCCGGCAGATCGCCGAGCGGCGTTCGGCCCGTACCCGCAACGCGCTCAACGCGTCGCGTCGTAAGCGGGTCAGCCTCGAAGACCTCGATGAGGCCTTGAAGGAGACGAGCACCCTTAACCTGATCATCAAGGGTGACAACTCCGGTACGGTCGAAGCGCTCGAAGCCTCGCTGATGCAGCTGGATGTCGGCGAAGAAGAGGTCGAGCTCAACGTGGTCCACCGCGGTGTCGGTGGCGTCACGGAGTCCGACATCGACCTGGCGACCGCGTCCAACGCGATCGTCCTGGGCTTCAATGTGCGGGCACAGGGCAAGGCGACCGAGCGGGCCACCCGCGAAGGCGTCGACGTCCGGTACTACACGGTCATCTACCAGGCGATCGACGAGATCGAAGCCGCGCTCAAGGGCATGCTCAAGCCGATCTTCGAAGAGGTCGAGCTGGGCAAGGCCGAGATCCGCGGGATCTTCAAGTCGTCGAAGGTCGGTACGATCGCGGGTTGCATGGTCATCTCGGGCGAGATCC
- a CDS encoding PH domain-containing protein, with product MTSGEFEGWSTLDKRTLAVTALTMAGAAVGAAIPATVAIVGGGGNFWVTLAWVVAGGVVLVGGGVLLDLFNWKAVRYRVTQDRLETAFTLVFRSRKSLQRERIRNVDLTANPLHRLFGVAVVTIGTGSHESGGQGRIKLNPVSRAEAERLRADLLRRAEIAETDEDAPLAELDRSWIRYAPMSFLSPALGLAAGGGLMQVSEWVGLQKGLIDWVIDLFSGIPLVVAILILLAIAMVVGVVGALGLWIEMWWNYRLDREAGGTLRVRRGLFTTRSISIEEARLRGIDLVEPLGNRISGAARVDAIATGMRQSDDQDKTDYHTLLPAAPIATANRIAAEVLREPVSPTEAVRLTGHPRAARGRLLRWWVGSVVVLLAIFAILGFLLTGVLLVIGAALGVVLLPVSVLLALDAYRNLGHGITGRYLVGRHGTVRRSTFALERDGVIGWTVKQSVFQRRKGLLTVVATTAAGSGAYSVYDAGEEQGLLFAEESVPELLTPFLERA from the coding sequence ATGACCTCGGGTGAGTTCGAAGGCTGGAGCACGCTCGACAAGCGGACGCTCGCCGTCACCGCGCTGACGATGGCCGGCGCGGCCGTCGGGGCCGCGATCCCGGCCACCGTCGCGATCGTGGGTGGCGGCGGGAACTTCTGGGTCACCCTCGCGTGGGTCGTGGCCGGTGGCGTGGTGCTCGTCGGCGGCGGCGTGCTGCTGGATCTGTTCAACTGGAAGGCCGTGCGGTACCGCGTCACGCAGGACCGGCTGGAGACCGCGTTCACGCTGGTCTTCCGTTCGCGGAAGTCCCTGCAACGCGAACGGATCCGCAACGTCGATCTGACGGCCAACCCGCTGCACCGGCTGTTCGGTGTCGCGGTGGTGACGATCGGCACCGGATCGCACGAGTCGGGCGGGCAGGGCCGGATCAAGCTCAATCCGGTTTCGCGCGCCGAGGCCGAGCGGCTGCGCGCGGACCTGTTGCGCCGTGCGGAAATCGCGGAGACCGACGAGGACGCGCCGCTCGCCGAGCTGGACCGGAGCTGGATCCGCTACGCGCCGATGTCGTTCCTGAGCCCGGCGCTCGGGCTCGCCGCGGGTGGCGGGCTCATGCAGGTCTCCGAGTGGGTGGGGCTCCAGAAGGGCCTGATCGACTGGGTGATCGACCTGTTCAGCGGGATCCCGCTGGTGGTGGCGATCCTGATCCTGCTGGCGATCGCGATGGTCGTCGGCGTGGTCGGCGCGCTCGGCCTGTGGATCGAGATGTGGTGGAACTACCGGCTCGACCGCGAAGCCGGCGGCACGCTGCGAGTGCGCCGCGGGCTGTTCACCACGCGCTCGATCTCGATCGAGGAAGCCCGGCTGCGCGGCATCGACCTCGTCGAGCCGCTCGGGAACCGGATCTCCGGCGCGGCCAGGGTCGACGCGATCGCCACCGGCATGCGGCAGAGCGACGACCAGGACAAGACCGACTACCACACGCTCCTGCCCGCCGCGCCGATCGCGACGGCCAACCGGATCGCCGCGGAGGTCCTGCGCGAGCCGGTCTCGCCGACCGAAGCCGTCCGGCTCACCGGGCATCCGCGAGCCGCGCGGGGACGGCTGCTGCGCTGGTGGGTCGGTTCGGTGGTGGTACTGCTGGCGATCTTCGCGATCCTCGGCTTCCTGCTCACCGGCGTCCTCCTGGTGATCGGCGCCGCGCTCGGGGTGGTCCTGCTGCCGGTTTCGGTGCTGCTGGCGCTGGACGCCTACCGCAACCTCGGGCACGGGATCACCGGGCGGTACCTCGTCGGGCGGCACGGGACGGTGCGGCGGAGCACGTTCGCGCTGGAGCGCGACGGCGTGATCGGCTGGACGGTCAAGCAGTCGGTGTTCCAGCGGCGCAAGGGACTGCTGACGGTCGTGGCGACCACGGCGGCCGGTTCCGGGGCGTACTCCGTGTACGACGCGGGGGAGGAGCAAGGGCTGCTGTTCGCCGAGGAGTCGGTTCCGGAGCTGCTGACGCCGTTCCTGGAACGCGCCTGA